The following are encoded in a window of Kitasatospora sp. NBC_01250 genomic DNA:
- a CDS encoding restriction endonuclease, translating into MGRKRRSTAARRRAARLKVLGIGGLAAAAVLLVVFWQLVWVYVVVALAVAGLATGGWTLWRRDRTARQEDRRWRNLDAVAAGHRTLAEVDRMTGTEFEDFVAALCRRDGCTQVERVGGAGDNGADIKGVLPDGRTMIVQCKRYNPGNAIPAREIRDMMGALQHHRAQVAVFVTTSRFTRPAQNLCTEHGIWALHRDLLGLWNNGASLLSFPQINGAGQGDRQHQARWKRTYQK; encoded by the coding sequence ATGGGAAGGAAGCGCAGGTCGACGGCGGCCAGGCGGCGAGCGGCCAGGCTGAAGGTGCTCGGGATCGGCGGGTTGGCGGCAGCCGCCGTGCTGCTGGTCGTGTTCTGGCAGCTGGTGTGGGTGTACGTAGTGGTCGCGCTGGCGGTCGCGGGCCTTGCGACGGGCGGCTGGACGCTGTGGCGCAGGGACCGGACCGCCCGTCAGGAGGACCGGCGGTGGCGAAACCTGGACGCCGTCGCGGCCGGGCACCGAACGCTGGCCGAGGTCGACCGGATGACCGGCACCGAGTTCGAGGACTTCGTGGCCGCCCTGTGCCGGCGGGACGGCTGCACCCAGGTGGAGCGGGTCGGCGGGGCCGGCGACAACGGCGCCGACATCAAGGGCGTCCTGCCCGACGGCCGGACCATGATCGTCCAGTGCAAGAGGTACAACCCGGGCAACGCCATCCCCGCCCGGGAGATCCGCGACATGATGGGCGCGCTCCAGCACCACCGGGCCCAGGTCGCCGTGTTCGTCACCACCTCCCGCTTCACCCGCCCCGCCCAGAACCTGTGCACCGAACACGGCATCTGGGCCCTGCACCGCGACCTGCTCGGCCTCTGGAACAACGGCGCGAGCCTGCTCTCCTTCCCCCAGATCAACGGCGCCGGCCAGGGCGACCGCCAGCACCAGGCACGTTGGAAGCGCACTTACCAAAAGTAA